One Oncorhynchus masou masou isolate Uvic2021 chromosome 18, UVic_Omas_1.1, whole genome shotgun sequence DNA window includes the following coding sequences:
- the LOC135505060 gene encoding gamma-crystallin M2-like, giving the protein MHNHFSRCNSIKVDSGCWVAYEKPNYTGYQYMLNKGEYPDYQRWAGFNDCIRSCRMVPPYRGNYRMKIYERSDFRGQNMEMMEDCPDLHESFHSRDISSANVMEGYWILHEHPHYRGRQYFLRPGEYRRHNEWGSSSPTIGSLRRVTETP; this is encoded by the exons ATGCACAACCACTTCAGCCGCTGTAACTCTATAAAGGTGGACAGTGGCTGTTGGGTGGCCTACGAGAAGCCCAACTACACTGGCTACCAGTACATGCTGAACAAGGGCGAGTACCCTGACTACCAGCGCTGGGCTGGCTTCAACGACTGCATCCGCTCCTGCCGTATGGTGCCCCCT TATCGAGGAAACTACAGGATGAAGATCTACGAGCGCTCTGACTTCAGGGGTCAGAACATGGAGATGATGGAGGACTGCCCCGACCTGCACGAGAGCTTCCACAGCCGCGACATCTCCTCCGCCAACGTCATGGAGGGTTACTGGATCCTCCACGAGCACCCTCACTACAGGGGTCGTCAGTACTTCCTTCGCCCTGGCGAGTACAGGAGGCACAACGAGTGGGGAAGCTCCAGCCCCACCATCGGCTCCCTGAGACGTGTCACCGAGACCCCCTGA
- the LOC135505059 gene encoding gamma-crystallin M2-like: MGKIIFYEGHNFQGRHYECNSDCADTFRHFNCCNSIRVTGGHWVAYEKPNFNGYQYILNQGEYPDHHHWMGFNNCIRSCQMFPPYRGAYRMRIYNRPEMSGHMMEFMDDCPNVYERFRHRDIFSSNVMEGYWVFYEHPNYRGRQYFLRPGEYRACNDWACHNPMVGSFRRMRSGL, from the exons ATGGGAAAG ATAATATTTTACGAAGGCCACAACTTCCAGGGTCGACACTATGAGTGCAACAGTGACTGTGCTGACACGTTCAGACACTTCAACTGCTGTAACTCTATCAGGGTGACCGGCGGTCACTGGGTGGCCTACGAGAAGCCCAACTTCAACGGCTACCAGTACATCCTGAACCAGGGAGAGTACCCTGACCACCACCACTGGATGGGCTTCAACAACTGCATCCGTTCCTGCCAGATGTTCCCCCCC TACAGAGGAGCCTACAGAATGAGAATCTACAACAGGCCTGAGATGTCTGGTCACATGATGGAGTTCATGGACGACTGCCCCAACGTGTACGAGCGTTTCCGCCACCGTGACATCTTCTCCTCCAACGTCATGGAAGGCTACTGGGTGTTCTATGAGCACCCCAACTACAGGGGTCGTCAGTACTTCCTCCGCCCTGGGGAGTACAGGGCCTGCAACGACTGGGCCTGCCACAACCCCATGGTGGGCTCCTTCAGGAGAATGAGGAGTGGCCTGTAA